The Caloenas nicobarica isolate bCalNic1 chromosome 33, bCalNic1.hap1, whole genome shotgun sequence genome contains the following window.
actttttaaaaaatccacttAGCGCACTTTTCTGGCCCCGTCTGAGACGTGAGCAGCCTCGCAGGGCCCGGTGACATCGCCAGGAGTCAGGGACAGAAATTGGGGTCAccagagtgtgtgtgtgtgtgggggggaaagaacaataaaaataaaaggggggAGCGTGGGGGGGTCGCGTAACCTCCCCGCTCGCTCTGTCTGTCCCCTCCTGCTTTCAAACCACCTTCGAGGGAGCCCTGGAGCCGGCAGCAAATGCCGGGGGGGGCTGTCTGTGCTGCGTCCCCCCAGTTTTGTCACCAGCCCCCCCTTTGACCCCCTGtccctcttttctctccctctctgtgCAGGTTTGGACGCCTCGGCTCAAACCACCTCTCACGAACTCACCATTCCAAACGAtgtgagtatttttttttttggtggcggGGGGAGGGTCCCATCCTTTCCGAATGTCCCCATGAGTCACTGGGATCCgccccccctttttttaataacaaaacgGGGGGTTTTTGGTGTCAAAACTGCGTGAGGGCTTGCAGCGTCCCCCCAAATCACCCTTAAACCCATCGCGGGGGGGGACACTCGGTGACAAGGATAATGGGTTGACACTCTTGACTCTTAATCGCCACTAATTAAGCCGTTTTTCCCCCCCAGCTGATTGGCTGCATCATCGGGCGTCAAGGCGCCAAAATCAATGAGATCCGCCAGATGTCTGGGGCGCAGATCAAAATTGCCAACCCTGTGGAGGGATCCACCGACAGGCAGGTCACCATCACCGGCTCGGCTGCCAGCATCAGCTTGGCCCAGTATCTAATTAATGTCAGGTACGGTAATGCCTAACGAGCTTCGCCGGGTCTctgcgggggtgggggggggggtttctCGCCCttgttttgggctttttcccctttttcctgtCCCGTTTTCCTGGTGCAATCGCTTTGCGCTCTCCCGGCCGGGAAGCATTGGGCGCGGGGACCGTGGGGACCTCGGCGATGAGGGCTGTGCCGTCTGACCCGCCGCTCACGCCGCCAGAGcccatttttgggggggtgatgGAGGTTTAGGGCCCGACTCGGGCTCTGCGTCCCCAGCCCCGGCTTGTTttgtcccccccgtgtcccctgcgGTGTCTTTGGGGGATGCACCCCGACTTGTCACCGCTCTGCGTGAGGCGCCAGCGGGGGCACAGGAGAAGCCGCTGGGATTTCTGGCtcttttttggtggtttttggaTGATTCAGCTCGCTCCACGCGTTGTGTTGAGCCGCCCGGCTCCAGGGGGGTACACGGTGGGGCCCGGTGTGTCCAGACCTCACCGGGCTCGGCTGCGGCTTCGCAGCAccgctccctccttccctcttcccttcctcatccctccttctcccttcccgtcccttttCCCCATTGCTCCTTTCCTTTGCcatccttctcttcccttttcctgtcCCTTTTTTCCCGTCcctccttgccttttcccttttcccttccccctttgccttttcccttttcccttccccctttgccttttcccttttcccttccccctttgccttttcccttttcccttccccctttgccttttcccttttcccttccccctttgccttttcccttttcccttccccctttgcctttcccccccttttcccttccccctttgcctttcccccccttttcccttccccctttgcctttcccccccttttccccacTCTTTCCAgcccctttccccctttccttccacttctcccctccctccctccttccctttccctccccttcccctcgaCTCGTGCGACTCGCCGCTATTCGTCCCGTGCgcttttttttgtgctgctccCACCCACCCGTATtttcgtttttcttttttttttttttaaattttgttattgttttgttctgttcctttcttttttttattcttttttttttgtcgttgtttttcttcctctgttacAGTTTAGAAAGCGCTaaaccctcctcctcccaggcaGCCTCCGTCACTCCGATCCCCGACCACCTCAGCATCAACCTCTCTCAACCCTCCaccccttcttcttcttcttcttcctcctcctcctcctcctcctccaccaccaccaccacggcgggcggggggggccctCCCGACGCCCCCAGCGTCCCCAACCCTCTCGCCACCGTCCCCTGTGTCTCCAGTCTGCTTGGTGGCATCAAACCCGTCCCTCTCCTGGCGCTCAATGTTGCGGCCAaggccgccccccccgccgcccccccctGCACCGCCGCCAACAAACTCAAAAGCGAAAAGCAGCGATTTGCTCCCTACTGACTcatttttttgggaggggggcATAAGGGACCAGCACCCGGGGGCCAGCACGTAGAATACACTTGAAGAGcaaattttttctcttctttttccattttttttttttttaatttttcctcctttctgagCTTGCGATGGGCCGATTGCTCCTCAATTCCTTCTtgtagcttttccttttttatttttcctctattttttagTAGCTTGGTCGCAATGGCGGTGGGGGGGGGTGGCTCGTTAAGGGGGTGGGATTTAATTGCTGTCCCGGTGCCGGGGGCTGTCTCACTAATTAATTAATGTCTGTACCTGTAATAAAGTTGCCACGGTGCGAATCTGCTCTGGTAGATCTGTGCTgggggggggatgtggggtgcCCTCATTTGGGGGGGGCTTGTTGCCACCCGTATTGGGGCGCCCCCTGTTAATTGCAGGGAGCTTTGAGGTGGGGGGGTGGCTTTGTCCTGTCCTTTGTGtgtcccccccctccccccagaAAATAAGCTTTGAGGCTGCTGCTGCGCTTGCTCTggctccgtgtcccccccaggtgaccccccccaccccaggtgACCCCCCCACAttaatttggggggggggcgaTGCTTCTTCCCAGCGCTTCTGCCtgaacctgcacccccaaaccttcctcctgtgtcccccccaaaccacTCCCAATGGGGTGGCCCTTCCTGTGCCCCCCCACCTCTTCATCACCCCCCAGGGTGAACCCCCACCTTTATTTGGGGGGGGGCAACACCTCTTCCCCCCACTTCTACCtgaccctgcacccccaaaaccctcctgTCCCCTTTGGGGACCCatctgtgtcccccccccagaaTGGGACAGCCCTTCCTCCTGTGCTCCCCCACCCAAGTGACCCCCCCACCTTCAtttttggggcggggggggcggtcAAAGCTCTTTTTCCCCCCTACATCTGccctaaccctgcaccccaaaccctcctgTCCCCTTTGGGGACCCCTCTGTGACACCCCCCATCCATGGGACAGCCCTTCCTCTGCCCCCCCATCCTGGGTGACCCCCCTTCATTTTGGGGGGGTGGTACCTCTTGCCCCCCACTTGTCCCCAAAcaaccccccagcaccccaaaccccttttACCTTTGGGCACCCATTGCCCCATCCTCTTTCTCACGGCCCCCCCCTGGGTGAGCCCCCATCCTGGGTGACCCTTCACCTTAATTGGTGGGGGGGGGCAACACCTTCCCCCCCATTTCTGCCTTAAacctgcatccccaaacccccccgtcCCCTTTGGGGACCCACCTgtcccccagctcagcccctcgTCCTGTGCCCCTGTCCTCTTCCTCACCCCCCCAATTACCCCCCTCACTTCCCCTTTCATTTGGGGGGGGGCAACACCTTCCCCCCCTTCTTTTTAAACCACCCCCTGtgcaccccaacccccccatccCTTTGGGGCCccatttccctttccccttcccccccactTTGGGGTCCCATTTCCCCTGTCTCCCCCAATTTGGGGTCCTGTTCCACCTTCCCCCCCCTCACTTTGGGGGTCCAatttccctttccccccccaACTTTGGGGTCCAatttccctttccccccccaCTTAAGGGTCCAATTTCCCTTTCCCCCCCAACTTTGGGGCCTcgttttcccctttcccccccaaCTTTGGGGCCCCgtttcccctttcccccccaattttggggtccccccctttttggggtcccctgaCACCCTCTTCTCGTTGCAGGCTGTCCTCGGAGACCGGGGGCATGGGGAGCAGCTAGAGCCAGCGCCGCCGCACGGCCCCCCCCGTTTTAACTCAGTTTGTACATTTTCGGTTCCTCTCCACGCCCACTCTCCAGGTTGCGTTTTTCTTTCGTTTGtcgttaattttttttctctcatattttttttttttgtcgttgttgaatttacagcatttaaattttttttcctccgttcagccgattaaaaaaaaaaaagtaaaatgctgAAACCCCAAATCTTAGTTTTATAAAGCTTCTCTCTACTCCCCGCCCCCaatgccccaaatcccccccaaaacccctttttttcGGCTCATGAATTTCTGTTTTCGTCACGagtggaagagagagaaaaaaaaaaccccacaaaaatgacaaaaaaaaaaacccatttcagTTTAGTTCTGTAACGTCAggaaatttttcaaaaaaaaaaaaagaaattaaataaaaagatggactggagcttttccttgtgAATAGAACTGCAGGATATTTTGGTTACTGCATCTGTCTCCGTCTTTATTTGACCCCCCCCCCGCCTGGTTgtgcccccccagtgctcccagtatggcCCAGTTGGGCTTTGGGGTTCCCCTGGGGATGCAATGGGACCCCCCAGGCTCAATAAACCACCCCTGGGGGGCTCTCAGGCTGGAAAAATCACCCCTGGCGGGGGGAATTATTTGGGGGGGGGCGCTCTTTGGTACCTTGAGGGTTTCTCTTGCCCTCCAAACTGGTCTTTAATGGGAACCAGTGTCCcagctgggggtggggggggccaCTCTTtccatcccccccaccccaaaatccATCTGGGACCTTTATTGGGGGAGGAAGATAGAAATtgccccccaccctggggaTCCAGCACATCCTGGTGCTCCCAGTTCTACCAGTAAACAGGGTTGGACTGGAGGGGGGGTCAGACCCTTAtatgtgccccccccccccagttttCCCATTTCATGGAGATGAATTTCTTCACTTGTGGAGGTGGGGGCTATTGCAGTAGGACCTACATAAACACAAGAGGGAGACACAACCTCTACCCCTCTCTGTGTCgttcccccccccaaaaaaaaaaaaaaccaacccctcCCCAAATTCCGCTCCCCCCCCCCAGGCACAGAGATGGCGCCGGGTCTGTAGAGATCCatagatatttatataaatatttgggGCTGTACAAGTGGGGGGTGCGTGGGgtggtgtgtgggtttttggggggaggggacACGCAGGTCACAGGTCGGGGGGGGCCGTGGGCCGGGGGGGCCCCTCCCCGCTGCCTGAGTGATCCAGCTCCGCGCTGTCGCAGTCCGAGTCCTCCGAgacctggggggggacacggtctgggggggtcagacgcccccagagcccccccagtgggaccccccccccccctcagGAACTGCTCCTGGGGGTCCCCACCTCCGTGGCCCCTGATGTTTGAGGGATCCCCCCCCATGGGATCCACCCTCCCCAAGCTGCTACGTTTGGGGGGGGCTTATGGGATCCACCCCCCCATGGTACCCAGCACTGGGGGCCCCCCCTCAAGGTGCCCGAGACCCCCTCCCCATGGTACTTGAACTTGGGGTCTCATCCTTGGGGGGCTCACAGGGCCTCCCCCAGTATCTGGTCCTcgggggggctcaggggaccccCCCTTGCTCTTGGGGGGCTTTGGACACCCCAATCCTGTAGGAGAACCTCATGGGGACGCCCCTGCATAGAACCTGGTcctggggggccctggggacccTCCCCATGGTGCTTGGCCCTgggggggggccctggggacacctgctTTATTCTGAGCCCCCCTCCCATGGTACCAAATCCtgggggacccccccaccccatggcACCCACCCCTGGGGACCCCGGGGACCTTGACTCCCTCCTGCGGTGGCTTAGGGGGTCCCCACCCCTGGGGGACCCTTGGGACCCCCCACCCCTGGGATCACCCCCTCCCAAGGTGTCACCAAGCCCcgagggaccctggggaccccccaccccatgGCACCCACCCCTGGGGACCTTAACTCCCTCCTGCGGTGGCTTAGGGGGTCCCCACCCCTGGGGGACCCTTGGGACCCCCCACCCCTGGAATCACCCCCCCCCAGGGTGGGGACCTCACCTCGGGGCTGAggaccctggggacccccccacccaccattgcaccccccccccccttggggaccccccaaacacACAGTCCTCAGCCCTGGGGGGACCCTgaggggaccctggggaccccccacccctgcgattccccccctcccccggtgtccccgccgcccccgccagGGGGGGCCCCTCAccttggggctgccccccccgTGCTGCCGGGCGGGCCCGTCGGGGGGCGCCGCGTCCAGGGGGATCTCGGAGCCCTGGGACAGCAGGTCCTCGGAGCGGTCGTCGGGCCGCTCGTCCGTGTTGGTGCTGCCCACGTCGGGGGTCGCGCTGTGGGAGGGGGTGGCGCTGTGGGAGGGGGTCGCGCTGTGCGACGGTTCGCTCGTGTGCCCCtcgtccccgtccccgtccgAGAAGTTCTCCGAGCTGAAGGTCGACAGCGACTGGCGCTTGCTCATCCCCGGGGGCCACCTGGGCAGGGGGGGGCGAGtgaggacccaggcgtctgggcACCTTAAACCTGCAGCCAGCCTGGGTGGCTGAGCACCCATGGACCCCCCCGCACCCATCCCTGGCACCCACCAGCCCCCTGCACCCATCCTGGGTGGCTGAGCACCCATGGACCCCCCCGCACCCATCCCTGGCACCCACCAGCCCCCTGCACCCATCCTGAGCACCCATGGACCCCCCCGCACCCATCCCTGGCACCCACCGGCCCCCTGCACCCATCCTGAGCACCCATGGACCCCCCTGCACCCATCCTGGGTGTCTGAGCATCCCCTGCACCCATCCTGGGCTTCCAAGCACCCATGGACCCCCCCGCCGTGCCCATTCTGGGCATCTGAGCACCCATGGACCCCCCCGCACCCATCCTGGGGGTCCGAGTGCCCCTGGACCCCCCCGGCCAGACCCGGGCACCCTTGGGTGGGGGGTCAGCACCCACCTCTGCCGCAGCGGCAGCTCCACCTCGCTGTCcacctccccctcctcctcctccgacGACACCCCCCGCTTCTGCGGGCAAaacgggggggggggacacacattGGGGTCCTCCCGCTGCCCctcgggagggacccaggcgtcctgACCCCCCCTCCACCCCAGGAGGGACCCCAAATCCTGACCCCCAAGGATGGACCCAAAGGTCCTGAACCCCCCCGCTTAGGAGCAACCCCTGTGTCTGcgccccccaaaccccttcccAGACGGGATCCAACCCCCCCACTGCTGGGATGGACCTGGGGGTCGTGTGTCGtgtcccccacccccaaaataagggacccaggcgtccgggtgctCACCTGCCCGCGGGTGACGGCCGCCCGGTACAGCAGCGCCGCGGGGGTCAGGTGCTGCCCGGCCCCCCCTTtgcccccccggccgcccccacTCTCCCGCTCGGGCTCTCCGGGGgtggggggctgcggggggggcgaCTCTTGGGTGCCCgtggcccccccagcccccgcaTCAGGCACCGCGGCCGGGGGGGCACCCGCGGCCTCCAAGGTGCCCCCGAGGATGTCGGGGCCGGGGGAggttggggggggtcccggcagcccccgggggGGTCCGGCCTCGGGTccctgctccccgcagcccccccggggTCCCGCTTTGCGGTGCCGTCCCTTGGCGCGGCGGCTGCGCCCGGGCGAGGGGGGGCCCTTGGGACACCCCGGCAGCGCCACCTGCGCCATGGCCGCGTCCAGCTTGGGCAGCAGCACCTCGGGCTTCAGGATgtcggggctggggggggacacacacgggGGGGCTGCAGACGAGGACCCAGGCGTTCCCCCCCCCACACCCAGCCAGGGGGAACCCCCATGTCCGGAACCCCCATGTCCAGAACCCCCCCGCCCAAACTCCCATCCCAAGGGACACCAGTATCTGCACCCCCTCCCCGCGACGTTCCCAAGGCGAACCCACAGAGCCCCCCCCGAAAAGGGCCCAAACCACCCAACCCCCAgcgccccccaccccaaaggacccaggtgtccgggctCCCACCCTCCCCCCAAAGATCCCCACATCCAggtccccagacccccccacccTGATAGACCTACATGTCCAACCCAAATGTCCAAACCCCCAggccccccaccccaaaagaCCCCCCAGCATCgaacccccagccccccccaccccaaaggacccaggtgtccgggctCCCACCCCCCCAAAGACCCACATgtccatgtccccacatccccccaacCCTGAGGGACCCACATGTCCACGTCCCCCACAAGCCCCCCAGCATCCAAACCCCCAGACCCTCCCACCCCAAAGgacccagggaccccccacGCCCTCCccggagggacccaggcgtccgggcgcaCCGCTTGCCGTGGGGCGAGAGTTTCTGAGGAACGTTGCGTTTCTTGATGAGGGTCTCAACGGCGTTGCCGTGCAGGAGCCCCCGCGGCGCCCGCGGCTTGAAGAGCCCGGGGTAGCGCTTCTCCAGCGCCTGCTCCCGCCTGCCACGGGCCACCACATGTGGGCAACCGCCCCCAGGGATGTGGCGGGGGGGGACGTGGGGTAAGGGCCGGCCAAGGGCTTGGGGAGCCATGGGATGGGTGTAGGGCTGGTCATGGGGTAGATAGAAGGCTGGCCATGGCCATAGGGTGGCCATGGGGTGCTATAGGTTTGGCCATGGCCATGGGTTGGCCATGGGATGGCTGTAGGGTTGGCCATGGCCATGGGCTggccatggggtgctgtaggATTGGCCATGGGGTGGCTGTAGGGTTGGCCATGGCCATGGGGTACTATAGGTTGGGCCATGGCCATGAGTTGGCCATGGGGTGGGTGTAGGCTTggccatggggtgctgtagggTTGGCCATGGCCATGGGATGGATATTGGGTTGGCCATGGCCACGAGTTggccatggggtgctgtagggTTGGCCATGGCCGTGGGGTGGATACTGGGTTGGCCGTGGCCATGGGTTGGCTGTGGCCATGATTTGGCCATGGGGTAGCTGTAGGGTTGGTCATGGGGTGCTGTAGGGTTGGCCATAGCCATGGGATGGATGTTGCATTGGCCATGGCCATGAGTTGGCCATGGGGGGCTGTAGGGTTGGCCATGGGGTGCTATAGGTTTGGCCATGGCCATGAGCTGGCCATGGGGTGCTATAGGGTTGACCATAGGGTGCTGTAGGGTTGGCCATGGCCATGGCCATGAGGTGGCCATGGGACGGGTCGAGGGGTGTTGCTGGGCGCTGGTGGGTGCTGGCGGGTGCCGGCAGCACCCTCTCAcctgagcagctccttctccttgagctccagctgcagcatgaGGGCGCTGAGCTCCATGTAGAGGTTGTTGGCGCGCTCCAGCTTGCGCTCGTAGTGCTCCCGGATGTCCAGCGCGTGCCTGGCACGGGGGACACGCCTGGCGTCGGCACACGCACCCCGCGGCACCCCACGGCACCCCATGGCACTCGGTGGCACCCCACTGCACCCAACAGCACGTGCAAGGACAAGCACCCAACAGCCACCCctccaccccagcacccccgaTGCCCCCTGCCCGTggtccccgccgtgtccccgctgccccagtgtccccagggtccccacgTCCCCGCGGGGGGCCCCACCGCAGCTCCTCGCGCCGGCGGTTGATGAGCTCCTCCTCCAAACGGTGCAGACACGTCCCCTCCGACTTGATCTTCTCGAAGTGCAGCTTCACCTCCTCCCGCCACTCCGCCTGCAGCACCGGCACCGGCTACCACGGGCACCGGCTACCGCGGGCACCGGGCACTGTACGACAGCAACCGCGGGCACCGGGCACCGCGGGCACCGGGCGATGGCAACCGCGGGCATCGGCTATCGCGGGCACCAGGCACCAGCTACTCTGGGCACTGGGCACACTGGGCACCAGTTACTGCGGGTACTGGGCATCCTGGGGGTCCCAGGTGTTTGGTATCTCAGGGGTCTCAgggtcctgggggtgctgggggttctggggtcctggaggtgctggggtgCTGGGTACCCACGTTCTGGGGGTGCCGGGTTCTGGGGTGCTGGGTTCTGGGGGTGCCGGGTTCTGGGGTGCTGGGTTCTGGGGTGCCGGGTTCTGGGGTGCTGGGttctgggggtgctgggttCTGGAGGTGCCGGGTTCTGGGGTGCTGGGTTCTGGGGGTGCCGGGTTCTGGGGTGCTGGGttctgggggtgctgggttCTGGGGTGCCGGGttctgggggtgctgggttCTGGGTGCTGCGTTCTGGGGGTGCCAGGTTCTGGGGTGCTGGGttctgggggtgctgggttCTGGAGGTGCTGGGTTCTGGAGGTGCTGGGTTCTGGGGTGCCGGGttctgggggtgctgggttCTGGAGGTGCTGGGTTCTGGAGGTGCTGGGTTCTGGGGTGCCGGGttctgggggtgctgggttCTGGAGGTGCTGGGTTCTGGGGTGCCGGGttctgggggtgctgggttCTGGAGGTGCTGGGTTCTGGAGGTGCCGGGTTCTGGGGTGCCGGGTTCTGGGGTGCTGGGttctgggggtgctgggttCTGGGGTGCCGGGttctgggggtgctgggttctgggggtgctgggttCTGGGTGCTGTGTTCTGGAGGTGCCAGGTTCTGGGGTGCTGGGttctgggggtgctgg
Protein-coding sequences here:
- the MAP3K12 gene encoding mitogen-activated protein kinase kinase kinase 12, producing MACLHETRTPSPSLALASDGTPEQELTPTQCVLRDVLPPAAPAAPAAPPEAWPRRGPPRHPELGPEGAGPLAPEAAHLRCQAGGGFLEGLFGCLKPVWTMIGKAYAAEHKHPQEDPWEVPFEEILDLQWVGSGAQGAVFLGRFHGEEVAVKKVRDLKETDIKHLRKLKHPNIITFKGVCTQAPCYCIIMEFCAQGQLYEVLRAGRKVTPSLLVDWSMGIAGGMNYLHLHKIIHRDLKSPNMLITYDDVVKISDFGTSKELIDKSTKMSFAGTVAWMAPEVIRNEPVSEKVDIWSFGVVLWELLTGEIPYKDVDSSAIIWGVGSNSLHLPVPSGCPDGFKVLLRQCWNSKPRNRPSFRQILLHLDIASADVLSTPQETYFKSQAEWREEVKLHFEKIKSEGTCLHRLEEELINRRREELRHALDIREHYERKLERANNLYMELSALMLQLELKEKELLRREQALEKRYPGLFKPRAPRGLLHGNAVETLIKKRNVPQKLSPHGKRPDILKPEVLLPKLDAAMAQVALPGCPKGPPSPGRSRRAKGRHRKAGPRGGCGEQGPEAGPPRGLPGPPPTSPGPDILGGTLEAAGAPPAAVPDAGAGGATGTQESPPPQPPTPGEPERESGGGRGGKGGAGQHLTPAALLYRAAVTRGQKRGVSSEEEEGEVDSEVELPLRQRWPPGMSKRQSLSTFSSENFSDGDGDEGHTSEPSHSATPSHSATPSHSATPDVGSTNTDERPDDRSEDLLSQGSEIPLDAAPPDGPARQHGGGSPKVSEDSDCDSAELDHSGSGEGPPRPTAPPDL